One uncultured Jannaschia sp. DNA segment encodes these proteins:
- a CDS encoding periplasmic heavy metal sensor translates to MRSERAIRIGLRVVLAVSLLLNAAALGAVWAVLSFRADYNFENVALPRPERRAIRAAIRDRRDEVRAPLMAVAAARRAFVAAAEAEPYDPAAARAALAEVRQRSTELQSALQGIMLDALEADR, encoded by the coding sequence ATGAGGTCGGAGCGCGCCATTCGCATCGGACTGCGCGTCGTGCTGGCAGTGTCACTTCTGCTGAACGCGGCGGCGCTGGGCGCGGTCTGGGCCGTGCTGTCCTTCCGCGCCGACTATAATTTCGAGAACGTCGCCCTGCCGCGCCCCGAGCGTCGTGCCATCCGGGCCGCGATCCGGGACCGGCGGGACGAGGTGCGCGCCCCGCTAATGGCGGTGGCCGCGGCGCGCCGGGCCTTCGTGGCCGCCGCCGAGGCCGAACCCTACGATCCCGCCGCGGCGCGCGCGGCACTGGCCGAGGTGCGGCAGCGCTCCACCGAATTGCAGAGCGCGCTCCAGGGCATCATGCTCGACGCCCTGGAGGCCGACCGCTAG
- a CDS encoding NAD(P)(+) transhydrogenase (Re/Si-specific) subunit beta produces the protein MELGFTNAAYVVAGVLFILSLGGLSSQESAKRAIWYGIVGMALAVIATIVGPGAGLWPLSIILIGLGGAIGYLLATRVQMTQMPELVAAMHSLVGLAAVFVGLNAHIEIGRVAAAFAEAGLPFPRGYAEAPDVALASALVVDQFRGFGTVVAKKIPVEITILQIELALGVWIGAITFTGSVVAYGKLSGNSSLLPFKIDTAAKKLPGGHALNAAAAAISVICLVWYLGSGSALALAILTLAALFIGYHLIMGIGGADMPVVVSMLNSYSGWAAAAIGFSLGNDLLIVVGALVGSSGAILSYIMCKAMNRSFVSVILGGFGGPAGEQMAVEGEQVAIDADGVATALNEADSVVIVPGYGMAVAQAQSAVAELTRKLRAKGKNVRFAIHPVAGRLPGHMNVLLAEAKVPYDIVLEMDEINDDFPDTDVVIVIGSNDIVNPAAQDDPNSPIAGMPVLEVWKAKQVFVSKRGQGTGYSGIENPLFYKDNTRMFYGDAKASLDTLMPKID, from the coding sequence ATGGAACTCGGATTCACCAACGCGGCCTATGTCGTCGCAGGCGTCCTCTTCATCCTCTCGCTCGGCGGTCTGTCGAGCCAGGAAAGCGCCAAGCGCGCCATCTGGTATGGCATCGTCGGGATGGCGCTGGCCGTCATCGCCACCATCGTCGGGCCCGGCGCGGGGCTCTGGCCGCTCTCGATCATCCTCATCGGGCTCGGCGGCGCGATCGGCTACCTGTTGGCCACACGCGTCCAGATGACCCAGATGCCCGAGCTCGTGGCCGCGATGCACTCGCTCGTGGGCCTCGCGGCGGTCTTCGTGGGCCTCAACGCCCATATCGAGATCGGGCGCGTCGCCGCGGCCTTCGCCGAGGCCGGCCTCCCGTTCCCGCGCGGCTACGCCGAGGCGCCCGACGTGGCGCTGGCCTCGGCCCTCGTGGTCGACCAATTCCGCGGCTTCGGCACGGTCGTCGCCAAGAAGATCCCGGTCGAGATCACGATCCTGCAGATCGAACTGGCCCTCGGGGTCTGGATCGGCGCGATCACCTTCACGGGCTCGGTCGTGGCCTACGGCAAGCTGTCGGGCAACTCGAGCCTCCTGCCCTTCAAGATCGACACGGCGGCCAAGAAGCTGCCGGGCGGCCACGCCCTGAACGCTGCGGCGGCGGCGATCTCGGTGATCTGCCTCGTCTGGTATCTCGGATCGGGGAGCGCCCTGGCCCTCGCGATCCTGACGCTGGCCGCGCTCTTCATCGGCTACCATCTCATCATGGGGATCGGCGGCGCGGACATGCCGGTCGTCGTCTCGATGCTGAACAGCTACTCGGGCTGGGCCGCCGCCGCGATCGGCTTCTCGCTGGGCAACGATCTCCTGATCGTGGTCGGCGCGCTGGTCGGCTCCTCGGGCGCGATCCTCAGCTACATCATGTGCAAGGCCATGAACCGGTCCTTCGTCAGCGTGATCCTTGGCGGCTTCGGCGGCCCCGCGGGCGAGCAGATGGCGGTCGAGGGAGAGCAGGTCGCCATCGATGCCGATGGCGTGGCCACCGCGCTGAACGAGGCCGATAGCGTCGTCATCGTGCCGGGCTACGGCATGGCGGTGGCGCAGGCGCAGTCGGCGGTGGCCGAACTGACCCGCAAGCTGCGCGCCAAGGGCAAGAACGTGCGCTTCGCGATCCACCCGGTCGCGGGCCGCCTGCCCGGCCACATGAACGTGCTTCTGGCCGAAGCAAAGGTGCCCTACGACATCGTGCTCGAGATGGACGAGATCAACGACGACTTCCCCGACACCGACGTGGTGATCGTCATCGGCTCGAACGACATCGTGAACCCGGCGGCGCAGGACGACCCGAACTCTCCCATCGCGGGGATGCCGGTGCTGGAGGTGTGGAAGGCCAAGCAGGTCTTCGTGTCCAAGCGCGGTCAGGGAACCGGCTATTCGGGGATCGAGAACCCGCTCTTCTACAAGGACAACACGCGGATGTTCTACGGCGACGCCAAGGCCTCGCTCGACACGCTGATGCCCAAGATCGACTAG